A window of Streptomyces gilvosporeus contains these coding sequences:
- a CDS encoding TlyA family RNA methyltransferase — protein MAGVARRRLDAELVRRKLARSREHASQLIAAGRVTVGGTAATKPATQVETSAAVVVREDDGDPDYVSRGGHKLAGAFAAFVPQGLRIEGRRALDAGASTGGFTDVLLRAGAGHVVAVDVGYGQLAWSLQSDDRVTVKDRTNVRELTLDQIDSRPVDLVVGDLSFIPLGLVLPALVSCTAPDADLVLMVKPQFEVGKERLGSGGVVRSAELRAEAVRGVAARAAELGLGVCGVTASPLPGPSGNVEYFLWLRAGAPALDPADVDRAVAEGPR, from the coding sequence GTGGCAGGAGTGGCACGACGCCGACTCGACGCGGAGCTGGTGCGCCGCAAGCTGGCCCGCTCGCGCGAGCATGCGAGCCAGCTGATCGCCGCGGGACGGGTGACCGTCGGCGGGACCGCCGCGACCAAGCCCGCCACCCAGGTCGAGACCAGCGCGGCCGTGGTCGTCCGCGAGGACGACGGCGACCCCGACTACGTCTCGCGCGGCGGCCACAAGCTGGCCGGCGCCTTCGCCGCCTTCGTCCCGCAGGGCCTGCGGATCGAGGGCCGCCGGGCGCTCGACGCCGGCGCCTCCACCGGCGGCTTCACCGACGTCCTGCTGCGCGCCGGGGCCGGCCACGTGGTCGCCGTCGACGTCGGCTACGGGCAGCTCGCCTGGTCCCTCCAGAGCGACGACCGGGTCACCGTCAAGGACCGCACCAACGTCCGTGAGCTGACGCTGGACCAGATCGACTCCCGGCCCGTCGACCTCGTCGTCGGCGATCTCTCCTTCATTCCCCTCGGTCTGGTGCTGCCCGCGCTCGTCTCCTGCACCGCCCCCGACGCCGATCTCGTCCTGATGGTCAAGCCGCAGTTCGAGGTGGGCAAGGAACGGCTGGGCAGCGGCGGGGTGGTGCGCAGCGCCGAACTGCGCGCCGAGGCGGTGCGCGGCGTCGCGGCGCGCGCCGCCGAGCTGGGGCTCGGCGTATGTGGCGTGACCGCGAGCCCGCTGCCCGGCCCCTCCGGTAATGTCGAGTACTTTCTGTGGCTGCGCGCCGGGGCGCCTGCACTCGACCCGGCCGACGTCGACCGTGCAGTGGCGGAGGGGCCTCGTTGA
- a CDS encoding sterol-binding protein: MATLDQCRAALDRLAQNMTTADGDLRRAAALDRSLSCRITDLDVTFLGRLADGTLRDVTHVPGPPPGRAEIRLAMAGDDLVALVEGRLNFARAWGSGRVRLEASLRDLLRLRTLL, encoded by the coding sequence ATGGCAACCCTCGATCAGTGCCGCGCCGCGCTCGACCGGCTGGCCCAGAACATGACCACCGCGGACGGCGACCTGCGCAGGGCCGCCGCCCTCGACCGCTCGCTCAGCTGCCGCATCACCGACCTGGACGTGACCTTCCTCGGGCGGCTGGCCGACGGCACCCTCCGCGACGTCACCCATGTTCCCGGCCCGCCGCCCGGCAGAGCCGAGATCCGTCTCGCCATGGCCGGCGACGATCTGGTGGCGCTGGTGGAGGGCCGGCTGAACTTCGCCAGGGCCTGGGGCAGCGGCCGCGTCAGGCTGGAAGCGAGTCTGCGCGATCTGCTGCGTCTGCGGACCCTGCTGTAG
- the recN gene encoding DNA repair protein RecN, which translates to MVVSVLEEMRIRSLGVIDDAVVELSPGFTAVTGETGAGKTMVVTSLGLLLGGRADPALVRIGARSAVVEGRVTVAPTTPAALRAEEAGAELDDGALLISRTVSAEGRSRAHLGGRSVPVGLLGELADDLVAVHGQTDQQGLLRPARQRQALDRYAGDAVAVPLAKYAAAHKRLRAVATELEELTTRARERSQEADLLRFGLDEVAAAEPQPGEDTELAAEAERLGHAEALASAASAAHAALAGNPEDPEGVDGTTLVAGAHRALDAVRSHDPELSALADRLGEIGILMADVAGELAGYADGLDADPLRLAAVEERRAALNHLTRKYGEDIAGVLAWAEESAARLAELDGDDDRIGELTAERDALRSELGGLAQELTDARTASAKRFADAVTAELGELAMPHARVSVQIRQTELPATADAADGIEVGGRTVAYGPHGADEVELLLAPHPGAPPRPIAKGASGGELSRVMLAVEVVFAGSDPVPTYLFDEVDAGVGGKAAVEVGRRLARLARSAQVVVVTHLPQVAAFADRQLLVEKTNDGSVTRSGVTVLEGEERVRELSRMLAGQEDSETARAHAEELLETARTGR; encoded by the coding sequence ATGGTCGTATCCGTGTTGGAGGAGATGCGGATCCGGTCCCTGGGCGTCATTGACGACGCCGTAGTCGAGCTGTCCCCGGGCTTCACGGCGGTGACCGGCGAGACGGGCGCGGGCAAGACCATGGTCGTCACCAGCCTCGGCCTGCTGCTCGGCGGGCGCGCGGATCCCGCCCTGGTGCGGATAGGCGCCCGGTCGGCGGTGGTGGAGGGCCGGGTCACCGTCGCCCCCACCACGCCGGCGGCCCTGCGGGCCGAGGAGGCCGGCGCGGAGCTGGACGACGGTGCGCTGCTGATCAGCCGCACCGTCTCCGCCGAGGGCCGCTCGCGCGCCCATCTGGGCGGCCGGTCCGTACCGGTCGGCCTGCTGGGCGAGTTGGCGGACGATCTGGTCGCCGTGCACGGCCAGACCGACCAGCAGGGCCTGCTGCGCCCGGCCCGGCAGCGCCAGGCCCTGGACCGTTACGCCGGGGACGCCGTCGCCGTCCCGCTCGCCAAGTACGCCGCCGCCCACAAGCGGCTGCGCGCGGTCGCCACCGAGCTGGAGGAGCTGACGACCCGGGCCCGCGAGCGCTCCCAGGAGGCCGATCTGCTGCGCTTCGGCCTGGACGAGGTCGCCGCCGCAGAACCGCAGCCGGGCGAGGACACCGAGCTCGCCGCCGAGGCCGAGCGGCTGGGCCACGCCGAGGCGCTGGCCTCCGCCGCCTCCGCCGCGCACGCCGCGCTGGCCGGCAACCCCGAGGACCCCGAGGGCGTCGACGGCACCACCCTGGTCGCCGGGGCCCACCGGGCGCTCGACGCCGTCCGCAGCCATGACCCCGAGCTGTCCGCGCTGGCCGACCGGCTCGGCGAGATCGGCATCCTGATGGCGGATGTCGCGGGCGAGCTGGCCGGTTACGCGGACGGCCTGGACGCCGACCCGCTGCGGCTGGCCGCCGTGGAGGAGCGGCGGGCCGCCCTGAACCACCTCACCCGCAAGTACGGCGAGGACATCGCGGGCGTCCTGGCCTGGGCCGAGGAGAGCGCCGCGCGCCTCGCCGAGCTGGACGGCGACGACGACCGGATCGGCGAGCTGACCGCCGAGCGCGATGCGCTCCGCAGTGAACTGGGCGGACTGGCACAGGAGTTGACCGACGCGCGGACCGCGTCGGCGAAGCGCTTCGCCGACGCGGTGACCGCCGAGCTCGGCGAACTGGCCATGCCGCACGCCCGGGTCAGCGTGCAGATCCGGCAGACGGAACTGCCCGCCACGGCCGACGCCGCGGACGGCATCGAGGTCGGCGGCCGCACGGTGGCCTACGGGCCGCACGGCGCCGACGAGGTCGAACTCCTCCTGGCCCCGCACCCGGGCGCCCCGCCCCGCCCGATCGCCAAGGGCGCCTCCGGCGGTGAGCTCTCCCGGGTGATGCTCGCCGTCGAGGTGGTCTTCGCCGGCTCCGACCCCGTACCGACCTATCTCTTCGACGAGGTCGACGCGGGCGTCGGCGGCAAGGCGGCCGTCGAGGTCGGTCGGCGGCTGGCCCGGCTCGCCCGGTCCGCGCAGGTCGTGGTGGTCACCCACCTCCCGCAGGTCGCGGCGTTCGCGGACCGGCAGCTCCTGGTGGAGAAGACCAACGACGGTTCGGTCACCAGGAGCGGGGTCACCGTCCTGGAGGGCGAGGAGCGGGTGCGCGAACTCTCCCGGATGCTGGCCGGCCAGGAGGACTCCGAGACGGCCCGGGCGCACGCCGAGGAACTGCTGGAGACGGCGCGCACCGGCCGTTAG
- a CDS encoding NAD kinase, giving the protein MTTTQAVEGSARHADDGARRTVFLLAHTGRPAAIRSAELVVQGLLRNGIGVRVLAEEAADLPLPPAVQRVESEQCAAEGCELLVVLGGDGTLLRGADFARTSGVPMLGVNLGRVGFLAEAERDDLDKVVDRVVSRAYEVEERMTLDVLVRNNGTVVHTDWALNEASVEKAARERMLEVVTEVDGRPVSRFGGDGVVCATPTGSTAYAFSAGGPVVWPEVEALLMVPISAHALFAKPLVTSPRSVLAVEVQPKTPHGVLWCDGRRTVELPAGARVEVRRGAVPVRLARLHHASFTDRLVAKFALPVAGWRGAPH; this is encoded by the coding sequence TTGACCACAACCCAGGCAGTTGAAGGCAGCGCACGACACGCGGACGACGGCGCACGGCGGACCGTCTTCCTGCTCGCGCACACCGGCCGCCCCGCGGCCATCCGCAGCGCCGAACTCGTCGTCCAGGGACTGCTGCGCAACGGCATCGGGGTGCGGGTGCTGGCGGAGGAGGCGGCGGATCTGCCGCTGCCGCCGGCGGTCCAGCGCGTCGAGTCCGAGCAGTGCGCCGCCGAGGGCTGCGAACTGCTGGTGGTCCTCGGCGGCGACGGGACGCTGCTGCGCGGTGCGGACTTCGCCCGGACGTCCGGGGTGCCGATGCTCGGCGTCAATCTCGGCCGGGTCGGCTTCCTGGCGGAGGCGGAACGCGACGACCTCGACAAGGTGGTCGACCGGGTCGTCTCCCGTGCGTACGAGGTCGAGGAGCGGATGACCCTCGATGTCCTCGTCCGCAACAACGGCACCGTGGTGCACACCGATTGGGCGCTGAACGAGGCGTCCGTGGAGAAGGCCGCGCGGGAGCGGATGCTGGAGGTCGTCACCGAGGTCGACGGCCGGCCCGTCTCCCGCTTCGGCGGCGACGGCGTGGTCTGCGCGACCCCGACCGGTTCGACCGCGTACGCCTTCTCGGCGGGCGGCCCGGTGGTCTGGCCGGAGGTCGAGGCGCTGCTGATGGTGCCGATCAGCGCGCACGCCCTCTTCGCCAAGCCGCTGGTCACCTCCCCGCGATCGGTGCTGGCGGTCGAGGTCCAGCCCAAGACCCCGCACGGCGTGCTGTGGTGTGACGGCCGCCGCACCGTCGAACTTCCCGCGGGCGCCCGCGTCGAGGTCCGCCGCGGCGCCGTGCCCGTCCGCCTGGCGCGGCTGCACCATGCCTCCTTCACGGACCGGCTGGTGGCCAAGTTCGCCCTGCCGGTGGCCGGGTGGCGCGGGGCGCCGCACTAG
- a CDS encoding FecCD family ABC transporter permease: protein MVDSPPEAPPEATTAPPPGAPRRRRLTLAGLAVSVALLAAVTVLGIAVGAKQIPLDQVWHGLFHYSGSDTDVVIRDVRLPRTLLGVLVGAALGLAGTVMQALTRNPLADPGVLGINAGASAAVVTAISFLGITSLTGYVWFAFLGAAVVNVAVYVLGGTRGATPVRLALAGTALTAVLTGYLNAVNLLDNAALDKMRFWTVGSLATATMPTVTRIAPFLAVGAVLALLLARPLNALALGDDQARALGTGLMRTRVLAMLAITLLCGGATAVCGPIVYVGLMVPHAVRALTGPDMRWILPYSAVLSPVLLLGADVLGRVVARPGELQAGIVTALIGGPVFIYLVRRRRMAQL from the coding sequence TTGGTTGACAGCCCCCCCGAGGCACCCCCCGAAGCGACAACAGCCCCGCCCCCAGGGGCGCCACGGCGCCGGCGGCTCACCCTCGCGGGGCTGGCCGTCTCCGTGGCCCTGCTGGCCGCCGTCACTGTGCTCGGCATCGCCGTCGGCGCGAAACAGATCCCCCTCGACCAGGTCTGGCACGGGCTCTTCCACTACTCCGGCTCCGACACCGATGTCGTCATCCGCGACGTACGGCTGCCGCGCACCCTGCTCGGCGTCCTCGTCGGCGCCGCCCTGGGCCTGGCCGGTACGGTCATGCAGGCGCTGACCCGAAACCCCCTCGCCGACCCCGGAGTTCTCGGCATCAACGCCGGCGCCTCGGCCGCGGTCGTCACCGCCATCAGCTTCCTCGGCATCACCTCGCTGACCGGCTATGTGTGGTTCGCCTTCCTCGGCGCCGCGGTCGTCAACGTCGCCGTCTACGTCCTCGGCGGCACCCGCGGCGCCACACCCGTACGGCTCGCCCTGGCCGGCACCGCCCTCACCGCCGTGCTCACCGGCTACCTCAATGCCGTCAACCTCCTGGACAACGCGGCGCTGGACAAAATGCGCTTCTGGACGGTCGGTTCGCTGGCCACCGCCACCATGCCGACGGTCACCCGGATCGCACCGTTCCTCGCCGTCGGCGCCGTCCTCGCGCTGCTGCTCGCCCGGCCGCTGAACGCCCTCGCCCTCGGCGACGACCAGGCGCGCGCCCTGGGCACCGGGCTGATGCGCACCCGCGTCCTGGCCATGCTCGCCATCACCCTGCTGTGCGGCGGCGCCACCGCGGTCTGCGGGCCGATCGTCTATGTCGGCCTGATGGTCCCGCATGCCGTACGCGCCCTCACCGGGCCCGATATGCGCTGGATCCTGCCGTACTCCGCGGTGCTCTCGCCGGTGCTGCTGCTCGGCGCGGATGTCCTGGGCCGGGTGGTGGCCCGGCCCGGCGAACTCCAGGCCGGCATCGTCACCGCCCTCATCGGCGGACCGGTCTTCATCTACCTCGTACGGCGTCGGAGGATGGCCCAGCTTTGA
- a CDS encoding ABC transporter ATP-binding protein: MSRLAAENVTLAYDQRVIAENLSVAIPDHSFTVIVGPNACGKSTLLRALSRMLRPSAGAVLLDGSAISSQPAKKVARTLGLLPQTSVAPDGITVADLVARGRYPHQGLLRQWSAEDERIVREAMAATGVGQLADRSVDELSGGQRQRVWIAMALAQQTPLFLLDEPTTYLDIQHQIEVLDLCAELHEDQGRTLVAVLHDLNHAARYATHLIAMKDGAVIAEGAPGEIVTAELVERVFGLPCQIIDDPQTGTPLVVPAARTSRKAATAGSADAADRADSLPA, translated from the coding sequence GTGAGCCGTCTCGCGGCCGAGAACGTCACCCTCGCCTACGACCAGCGGGTCATCGCCGAAAACCTCTCGGTCGCCATCCCCGACCACTCCTTCACGGTCATCGTCGGCCCGAACGCCTGCGGGAAGTCCACGCTGCTGCGCGCCCTGTCGCGGATGCTCCGGCCGAGCGCGGGAGCCGTGCTGCTGGACGGCAGCGCGATCTCCTCCCAGCCCGCCAAGAAGGTCGCCCGCACACTCGGGCTGCTGCCGCAGACCTCCGTCGCGCCCGACGGGATCACGGTCGCGGACCTGGTGGCCCGCGGCCGCTATCCGCACCAGGGGCTGCTGCGGCAGTGGTCGGCCGAGGACGAGCGCATCGTGCGCGAGGCGATGGCGGCCACCGGCGTCGGGCAGCTGGCCGACCGCTCGGTCGACGAACTCTCCGGCGGCCAGCGCCAACGCGTCTGGATCGCCATGGCGCTGGCCCAGCAGACACCGCTCTTCCTCCTGGACGAGCCGACGACCTACCTGGACATCCAGCACCAGATCGAGGTGCTGGACCTGTGCGCGGAACTCCACGAGGACCAGGGGCGCACCCTGGTCGCGGTGCTGCACGACCTCAACCACGCCGCCCGGTACGCGACCCATCTCATCGCCATGAAGGACGGCGCGGTGATCGCGGAGGGCGCGCCCGGCGAGATCGTCACCGCGGAGCTGGTGGAGCGCGTCTTCGGGCTGCCCTGCCAGATCATCGACGATCCGCAGACCGGGACCCCGCTGGTCGTCCCGGCGGCACGCACGTCCCGTAAAGCGGCTACAGCAGGGTCCGCAGACGCAGCAGATCGCGCAGACTCGCTTCCAGCCTGA
- a CDS encoding FecCD family ABC transporter permease, giving the protein MRTVRTGGGLSLRLDLRVVGACLLLAVLALAAAVALIGSGDYPMTPAEVIATLTGGGDAGQTFIVQDLRLPRVLVGLLAGAAFGISGAAFQTVSRNPLGSPDVLGFAQGSSVGALVVIVFFQGGTVAVAGGSAVGAVVTGLAIFLLAWKRGIQGYRFVLVGIGASAMLYALVLYLLTKANIVEATRATTWMNGSLNGRDWDQVWPLAAVCAVLLPLLLCYGRPLRMLEMGDDAAYALGVRVDRVRVVVLLAAVLLVASGTAAAGPIAFVALTAPQLARRLTRAPGPNLLPAALMGATLLVAADWSAQRLFGADQLPVGVLTGVLGGGYLLWLMATERRAGRI; this is encoded by the coding sequence ATGCGGACCGTACGGACCGGGGGCGGGCTCTCGCTGCGGCTGGATCTGCGGGTCGTGGGTGCCTGCCTGCTGCTGGCGGTCCTCGCGCTGGCCGCCGCCGTCGCCCTGATCGGCTCCGGCGACTACCCGATGACGCCCGCCGAGGTCATCGCCACCCTCACCGGCGGCGGCGATGCCGGACAGACCTTCATCGTGCAGGACCTGCGGCTGCCGCGCGTCCTGGTCGGACTGCTGGCCGGTGCGGCCTTCGGGATCTCCGGGGCGGCCTTCCAGACCGTCTCGCGCAATCCGCTCGGCAGCCCCGATGTGCTGGGCTTCGCCCAGGGCTCGTCGGTCGGTGCGCTGGTCGTCATCGTCTTCTTCCAGGGCGGGACGGTCGCGGTGGCGGGCGGCTCCGCCGTCGGCGCCGTGGTCACCGGCCTGGCCATCTTCCTGCTGGCCTGGAAGCGCGGCATCCAGGGCTACCGCTTCGTCCTCGTCGGCATCGGGGCGAGCGCCATGCTCTACGCCCTCGTGCTCTACCTCCTGACCAAGGCCAACATCGTCGAGGCGACCCGGGCCACCACCTGGATGAACGGCTCCCTCAACGGCCGGGACTGGGACCAGGTCTGGCCCCTGGCCGCCGTCTGCGCCGTCCTCCTTCCGCTGCTGCTGTGCTACGGACGCCCGCTGCGGATGCTGGAGATGGGCGACGACGCGGCGTATGCGCTCGGCGTACGGGTGGACCGGGTGCGGGTGGTGGTCCTGCTGGCGGCGGTCCTGCTCGTCGCCTCCGGCACCGCCGCGGCCGGGCCCATCGCCTTCGTGGCCCTGACCGCCCCCCAGCTCGCCCGGCGCCTGACCCGCGCCCCCGGCCCCAATCTGCTGCCCGCCGCCCTGATGGGCGCCACCCTGCTGGTCGCCGCGGACTGGTCCGCGCAGCGCCTCTTCGGCGCCGACCAGCTCCCCGTGGGCGTGCTCACCGGCGTCCTCGGCGGCGGCTATCTGCTGTGGCTGATGGCGACGGAGCGACGGGCGGGGCGGATATGA